Proteins encoded in a region of the Mycolicibacterium chitae genome:
- a CDS encoding EutN/CcmL family microcompartment protein, producing the protein MIAATVTGNVWASRRIEGIPAGAFLEVQVDGTDTRMIAFDVLGSGVGERVLIAQGSVAANWFTGTPPPVDALIIGSIDSNPSGS; encoded by the coding sequence ATGATCGCAGCCACTGTGACGGGCAACGTGTGGGCGTCGCGGCGCATCGAGGGCATCCCGGCCGGGGCCTTCCTGGAAGTCCAGGTCGACGGCACCGACACCCGGATGATCGCGTTCGACGTCCTGGGCAGCGGCGTGGGCGAACGCGTCCTGATCGCCCAGGGCTCGGTCGCCGCCAACTGGTTCACCGGGACTCCGCCGCCGGTCGACGCCCTGATCATCGGATCCATCGACAGCAACCCCAGCGGTTCGTAG
- a CDS encoding ATP-dependent DNA ligase, with protein MGSRESQVRLTNADKVLYPETGTTKAEVFDYYIAVAQVMLPHIAGRPVTRKRWPNGVEQGDFFEKQLASSAPQWLSRGSVTHRSGTTTYPIIDSVDGLAWVAQQAALEVHVPQWRFVDDKPGPATRIVFDLDPGEDVGMDLICTVAREVRALMDDIGLRTFPLTSGSKGIHLYVPLDEPVSSRGASVLAKRVAQQLEQAMPRQVTATMTKKLRAGKVFVDWSQNSAAKTTIAPYSMRGRAQPTVAAPRTWDELDDSELRQLRFDEVLDRVARDGDLLEGLDGAVPMPDRLTTYRSMRDDTRTPEPVPSAKPAVGENNTFVIQEHHARRLHYDFRLERDGVLVSWAIPKNLPESPSVNHLAVHTEDHPLEYATFEGTIPKGEYGGGKVIVWDSGTYEAEKFRDPPEPGQKGEVIVTLRGNKVSGRYALIQTDGKNWLAHRTKDQPQPLPSDLAPMLATHGSVAKLKATQWAFEGKWDGYRLLFDSDHGTLALRSRSGRDVTKEYPQLRSLAADLAEYHVLLDGEVVALDEHGVPNFGEMQNRARATRIEFWAFDLLHLDGRSLLNVKYRDRRKLLETLADGTNLIVSERIPGDGAEALQYSAEQGWEGVIAKKWDSTYQPGRRSAAWIKDKNWYTQEIVIGGWRQGEGGRSTGIGALLMGIPAEDGLDFVGRVGTGFTDKELGKLKKLLAPLHTDESPFNTRLSGPDARGVTFVEPTVVGEVRYGQWTSDGRLRHPSWRGLRPDKSPAEVRREP; from the coding sequence ATGGGATCGCGGGAATCGCAGGTCAGGCTGACCAACGCCGACAAGGTGCTGTACCCGGAGACCGGCACCACCAAGGCCGAGGTCTTCGACTACTACATCGCCGTCGCCCAGGTCATGCTGCCGCACATCGCCGGTCGCCCCGTCACCCGCAAACGCTGGCCCAACGGCGTCGAGCAGGGCGACTTCTTCGAGAAGCAACTCGCGTCGTCGGCGCCGCAGTGGTTGAGCCGCGGCAGCGTGACGCACCGATCGGGCACCACCACCTATCCGATCATCGACAGCGTCGACGGCCTGGCCTGGGTCGCCCAGCAGGCCGCCCTGGAAGTGCACGTGCCGCAATGGCGTTTCGTCGACGACAAACCGGGCCCGGCCACCCGCATCGTCTTCGACCTCGATCCCGGCGAGGACGTCGGGATGGACCTGATCTGCACGGTGGCCCGCGAGGTGCGCGCCCTGATGGACGACATCGGGCTGCGGACCTTCCCGCTGACCAGCGGCAGCAAGGGCATTCATCTGTATGTGCCGCTCGACGAGCCGGTCAGCTCGCGCGGCGCGTCGGTGTTGGCCAAACGCGTTGCGCAGCAATTGGAACAGGCGATGCCCAGGCAGGTCACCGCCACCATGACCAAGAAGCTGCGGGCGGGCAAGGTCTTCGTGGACTGGAGCCAGAACTCGGCGGCCAAGACCACGATCGCGCCGTACTCCATGCGCGGGCGGGCCCAGCCGACGGTCGCCGCACCCCGCACCTGGGACGAGCTCGACGATTCGGAACTGCGGCAGCTGCGCTTCGACGAGGTGCTCGACCGGGTCGCGCGCGACGGGGATCTGCTCGAGGGACTCGACGGCGCGGTGCCGATGCCGGACCGATTGACCACCTACCGATCGATGCGCGACGACACCCGCACCCCGGAGCCTGTGCCGTCGGCCAAACCCGCTGTGGGGGAGAACAACACGTTCGTCATCCAGGAACACCACGCCCGACGGCTGCACTACGACTTCCGGCTGGAACGCGACGGGGTGCTGGTGTCCTGGGCGATACCCAAGAATCTGCCCGAGAGCCCGTCGGTCAACCACCTGGCCGTGCACACCGAGGACCACCCGCTGGAGTACGCGACCTTCGAGGGCACCATCCCGAAGGGGGAGTACGGCGGCGGCAAGGTCATCGTGTGGGATTCGGGTACCTACGAGGCCGAGAAGTTCCGCGATCCGCCCGAGCCCGGACAGAAGGGCGAGGTGATCGTCACACTGCGCGGGAACAAGGTGTCCGGCCGGTACGCGCTGATCCAGACCGACGGCAAGAACTGGTTGGCGCACCGCACCAAGGATCAGCCGCAGCCGCTGCCGTCGGATCTGGCGCCCATGCTGGCGACCCACGGTTCGGTCGCCAAGCTCAAGGCCACCCAGTGGGCGTTCGAGGGCAAGTGGGACGGGTACCGGCTGCTGTTCGACTCCGACCACGGGACGCTCGCGCTGCGTTCGCGCAGCGGCCGCGACGTCACCAAGGAGTATCCGCAACTGCGTTCCCTGGCCGCCGATCTCGCCGAGTACCACGTGCTGCTCGACGGCGAGGTGGTCGCGCTCGACGAACACGGCGTGCCCAACTTCGGCGAGATGCAGAACCGGGCCCGGGCCACCCGGATCGAGTTCTGGGCCTTCGACCTGCTGCACCTCGACGGCCGCTCGTTGCTCAACGTGAAGTACCGCGACCGGCGCAAGCTGCTCGAGACCCTGGCCGACGGGACGAATCTGATTGTCTCCGAGCGGATCCCCGGCGACGGCGCCGAAGCGCTGCAGTACTCGGCGGAGCAAGGCTGGGAGGGGGTGATCGCCAAGAAATGGGATTCGACGTATCAGCCCGGTCGCCGGTCGGCGGCGTGGATCAAGGACAAGAACTGGTACACCCAGGAGATCGTGATCGGCGGTTGGCGTCAGGGGGAGGGTGGCCGATCCACCGGCATCGGGGCGCTGCTGATGGGAATCCCCGCCGAGGACGGGTTGGATTTCGTCGGTCGGGTCGGCACCGGGTTCACCGACAAGGAACTGGGCAAGCTCAAGAAGCTGCTGGCGCCGTTGCACACCGACGAATCCCCGTTCAACACCCGGCTTTCCGGGCCTGATGCCCGCGGCGTCACGTTCGTCGAGCCCACCGTCGTCGGTGAGGTGCGGTACGGGCAGTGGACCTCGGACGGCCGGCTGCGGCATCCCAGTTGGCGCGGGCTGCGGCCGGACAAGTCGCCGGCGGAGGTCAGACGCGAGCCGTGA
- a CDS encoding propionyl-CoA synthetase — MSAYSEAFGASIADPAGFWGEAARAVTWTREPQRILDDTNPPFYRWFPDAELNTCANALDRHVEAGRGDQAALIYDSPVTDTKRTYTYSELLAATARCAGALRGLGVGKGDRVVIYMPMIPEAVIAMLACARLGAVHSVVFGGFAPHELAVRIDDVRPSVVVTASCGIEPSRIVEYKPMIDEALDMAEHPPAHCVVVQRERQRCSMVDGRDLDWDALLAEAEPAAPVPVAATDPLYVLYTSGTTGKPKGIVRDNGGHAVALLWSMRNIYDIAPGEVFWAASDVGWVVGHSYIVYAPLLLGATTVLYEGKPVGTPDPGAFWRVISEHNVKALFTAPTAIRVIRKEDPNAEHLARYDLSGLKYLYVAGERLDPDTYHWAVKNLGIPVIDHWWQTETGWAIAANPMGLEQFPVKAGSPTKPMPGYDIHILADDGSRCETGQDGAICIRLPLPPGTLPTLWNADDRYEASYLSEHPGYYLTGDGGRFDEDGYLFVMGRIDDVINVAGHRLSTGAIEEVLATHPAVAECAVIGVADEIKGQAPRGLVVLKSGAAAEGLADELIALVRKEIGAVATFRLVDVVPGLPKTRSGKILRKTLRGIAAGRDEPVPSTIEDPAVLDALKGILG, encoded by the coding sequence ATGAGCGCATACAGCGAGGCGTTCGGCGCGAGCATCGCCGACCCGGCCGGATTCTGGGGTGAGGCCGCCCGAGCGGTGACCTGGACGCGGGAACCGCAACGCATTCTCGACGACACCAACCCGCCGTTCTACCGCTGGTTCCCCGACGCCGAACTCAACACCTGCGCCAACGCGCTGGACCGGCACGTCGAGGCCGGGCGCGGCGATCAGGCCGCGCTGATCTACGACTCGCCGGTGACCGACACCAAGCGCACCTACACCTACTCCGAGTTGCTCGCCGCGACGGCACGGTGCGCCGGCGCGTTGCGGGGGCTCGGCGTCGGCAAGGGCGACCGGGTGGTCATCTACATGCCGATGATCCCCGAGGCCGTCATCGCCATGCTGGCCTGCGCGCGGCTGGGCGCGGTGCACTCGGTGGTGTTCGGCGGCTTCGCCCCGCACGAACTGGCGGTGCGCATCGACGACGTCCGGCCCAGCGTGGTGGTGACCGCGTCGTGCGGCATCGAGCCGTCCCGGATCGTCGAGTACAAGCCGATGATCGACGAGGCACTGGACATGGCCGAGCATCCACCCGCGCACTGCGTCGTGGTGCAGCGCGAACGGCAGCGGTGTTCGATGGTCGACGGCCGCGATCTGGATTGGGACGCCCTGCTGGCCGAGGCCGAACCGGCGGCGCCGGTGCCGGTGGCCGCCACCGATCCGCTCTACGTCCTGTACACCTCGGGAACCACCGGCAAGCCCAAGGGGATCGTCCGCGACAACGGCGGGCACGCGGTGGCGCTGCTGTGGAGCATGCGCAACATCTACGACATTGCCCCCGGCGAGGTCTTCTGGGCCGCCTCCGACGTGGGCTGGGTGGTCGGCCACTCCTACATCGTCTATGCGCCTTTGCTTCTGGGGGCGACGACGGTGCTCTACGAGGGCAAGCCCGTCGGCACCCCCGACCCGGGTGCGTTCTGGCGGGTGATCAGCGAGCACAACGTGAAGGCACTGTTCACCGCGCCCACGGCCATCCGCGTCATCCGCAAGGAGGACCCCAACGCCGAGCACCTGGCCCGCTACGACCTCTCCGGGCTGAAGTACCTGTATGTCGCCGGCGAGCGCCTGGATCCCGACACCTACCACTGGGCGGTGAAGAACCTCGGGATCCCGGTGATCGACCACTGGTGGCAGACCGAGACCGGCTGGGCCATCGCCGCCAATCCGATGGGCCTGGAACAGTTTCCGGTCAAGGCGGGATCCCCCACCAAGCCGATGCCGGGCTATGACATCCACATCCTGGCCGACGACGGCAGCCGGTGCGAGACCGGTCAGGACGGCGCGATCTGCATCCGGCTGCCGCTTCCGCCCGGCACGCTGCCGACGCTGTGGAACGCCGACGACCGCTATGAGGCGTCGTATCTGTCCGAGCATCCGGGCTACTACCTGACCGGCGACGGCGGCCGCTTCGACGAGGACGGCTACCTGTTCGTCATGGGCCGCATCGACGACGTCATCAACGTGGCCGGGCACCGGCTGTCGACGGGGGCGATCGAGGAGGTGCTGGCGACCCATCCGGCAGTGGCCGAATGCGCGGTGATCGGCGTCGCCGACGAGATCAAGGGGCAGGCGCCGCGCGGGCTGGTGGTGCTGAAGTCCGGCGCGGCGGCCGAGGGCCTGGCCGATGAACTGATTGCCTTGGTGCGCAAGGAGATCGGTGCAGTGGCGACGTTCCGTCTGGTCGACGTGGTGCCGGGCCTGCCGAAGACGCGCTCCGGCAAGATCCTGCGCAAGACGCTGCGGGGCATCGCCGCCGGGCGCGACGAGCCGGTGCCGTCGACCATCGAGGACCCCGCGGTGCTCGATGCGCTGAAGGGAATCCTGGGGTGA
- the rnhA gene encoding ribonuclease HI, giving the protein MSESLDDPVVIHTDGGCRPNPGPGGWGAVLRQRHHVRELFGGEAGQTSNNRMELTAPIMALEALTRPVVVHLYTDSTYVRNGITKWVHGWARNGWLTAAKQPVKNVDLWQRLQAACARHEVEWFWVKGHSGVTDNELADVLATRGMQEAIDAAALTARV; this is encoded by the coding sequence GTGAGCGAGTCCCTCGACGATCCAGTGGTCATCCACACCGACGGTGGCTGCCGCCCGAACCCCGGCCCCGGCGGCTGGGGCGCGGTGCTGCGCCAGCGCCACCACGTGCGCGAACTGTTCGGCGGGGAGGCCGGTCAGACCAGCAACAACCGGATGGAACTGACCGCGCCGATCATGGCCCTCGAGGCGCTGACCCGACCCGTGGTCGTGCACCTTTACACCGACAGCACCTACGTCCGCAACGGCATCACCAAGTGGGTGCACGGCTGGGCCCGCAACGGCTGGCTGACCGCCGCGAAGCAACCGGTGAAGAACGTCGACCTGTGGCAGCGGTTGCAGGCGGCGTGCGCGCGCCACGAGGTCGAGTGGTTCTGGGTGAAGGGCCATTCGGGGGTCACCGACAACGAACTGGCCGACGTGCTGGCGACCCGCGGGATGCAGGAAGCGATCGACGCGGCCGCGCTCACGGCTCGCGTCTGA
- a CDS encoding Ku protein: MRSIWKGSIAFGLVNVPVKVYSATQDHDLKFHQVHAKDNGRIRYKRVCEECGEVVEYRDIARAFESDDGRSVVITDEDIATLPEERSREIEVMQFVPASDIDPIMYDRSYFLEPDTKSTKSYVLLAKTLAETDRIAIVHFALRNKTRLAALRVMDINKREVMTIHTLLWPDEIRDPDFPVLDTKVEIKPAELKMAGQVVESMADDFNPDQFRDDYQEQLRELVEAKLEGGEAFTVEEQPTALDEADDVSDLLAKLEASVQKRRGGGSSDSEKAPAKKAPAKKAAKKAPAKKTAAKKAPAKKTAKK; the protein is encoded by the coding sequence ATGCGGTCCATCTGGAAGGGTTCGATTGCCTTTGGCCTGGTGAATGTCCCGGTCAAGGTCTACAGCGCCACCCAAGACCACGACCTGAAGTTCCATCAGGTCCACGCCAAGGACAACGGCCGGATCCGGTACAAACGGGTCTGCGAGGAATGCGGCGAGGTGGTCGAATACCGCGACATCGCCCGTGCGTTCGAGTCCGACGACGGCCGCAGCGTGGTGATCACCGACGAGGACATCGCGACGCTGCCCGAGGAGCGCAGCCGCGAGATCGAGGTCATGCAGTTCGTCCCGGCCAGCGACATCGACCCGATCATGTACGACCGCAGCTACTTTCTGGAACCCGACACCAAGTCGACGAAGTCCTATGTGCTGCTGGCCAAGACCCTCGCCGAGACCGACCGCATCGCGATCGTGCATTTCGCGTTGCGCAACAAGACCCGGCTGGCCGCGCTGCGGGTGATGGACATCAACAAGCGTGAGGTCATGACCATCCACACCCTGCTGTGGCCCGACGAGATCCGCGATCCGGACTTCCCGGTGCTCGACACCAAGGTGGAGATCAAACCGGCGGAGTTGAAGATGGCCGGCCAGGTGGTCGAGTCGATGGCCGACGACTTCAACCCCGATCAGTTCCGGGACGACTATCAGGAGCAGCTGCGCGAGCTGGTCGAGGCCAAACTCGAAGGCGGCGAGGCGTTCACCGTGGAGGAACAGCCGACGGCGCTCGACGAGGCCGACGATGTCTCCGATCTGCTGGCCAAGCTCGAGGCCAGCGTCCAGAAGCGGCGCGGCGGCGGGTCTTCCGATTCTGAGAAGGCCCCGGCGAAGAAGGCCCCGGCGAAAAAAGCCGCCAAGAAGGCCCCCGCCAAGAAAACCGCGGCCAAGAAAGCACCCGCGAAGAAGACCGCAAAGAAATGA
- a CDS encoding BMC domain-containing protein has translation MAELRSFIFIDRLQPQTMSYLGTWIKGALPRANMAAQIIEVAPGLDIEGVTDVALKHAEVKAGILVVERQFGYLEFHGETGAVKAAADAALDSLGGDIDAAVRPTILASRIISSIDHQHAFLINRNKIGSMVLPGESLFVLEVQPASYAILATNEAEKAADIKVVDFRMIGATGRVYLSGTEADVRQAADAARDALLRSAP, from the coding sequence GTGGCCGAATTGCGTTCCTTCATCTTCATCGATCGTCTGCAGCCGCAGACCATGTCCTACCTGGGTACCTGGATCAAGGGTGCGCTGCCGCGGGCCAACATGGCCGCCCAGATCATCGAGGTGGCTCCCGGCCTGGACATCGAGGGCGTCACCGACGTCGCGCTCAAGCACGCCGAGGTCAAGGCCGGAATCCTGGTGGTGGAGCGCCAGTTCGGGTATCTGGAGTTCCACGGCGAGACCGGCGCGGTCAAGGCCGCGGCCGACGCCGCGCTCGACTCGCTGGGTGGGGACATCGACGCCGCGGTGCGCCCGACCATCCTGGCCTCGCGGATCATCTCCAGCATCGATCATCAGCACGCCTTCCTGATCAACCGCAACAAGATCGGGTCGATGGTGCTGCCCGGCGAATCGCTGTTCGTGCTGGAGGTGCAGCCCGCGTCGTATGCCATCCTGGCCACCAACGAGGCCGAGAAGGCCGCCGACATCAAGGTCGTCGACTTCCGGATGATCGGTGCCACCGGGCGGGTGTACCTGTCGGGCACCGAGGCCGATGTCCGCCAGGCCGCCGACGCCGCCCGCGACGCACTGCTGCGGAGCGCCCCGTGA
- a CDS encoding TetR/AcrR family transcriptional regulator produces MSAVRPGPRERLISTAIAMVQERGVHATGLSDLLRRSSAARNSIYQHFPGGKQELMVAATETAGAVVAARVDRLAETGDPAAVLRAMIAGWVAELEDSDFRAGCPIAAAALAGPDEPAITAAAADAFAGLRTRLDTTLRAAGQRDSARTASVVISAIEGALLQARAAKSVQPLRDLEAILPRLLSPA; encoded by the coding sequence ATGAGCGCGGTCAGACCCGGGCCGCGGGAGCGGCTGATCAGCACGGCCATCGCGATGGTGCAGGAGCGCGGCGTTCACGCGACCGGGCTGTCGGATCTGCTCCGGCGCAGCTCCGCCGCACGCAACTCGATCTACCAGCACTTTCCCGGCGGTAAACAGGAGCTCATGGTGGCCGCCACCGAGACCGCGGGGGCGGTGGTCGCCGCCCGCGTCGACCGGCTGGCCGAGACCGGGGATCCGGCCGCGGTGCTGCGGGCCATGATCGCCGGTTGGGTCGCCGAATTGGAGGACTCGGACTTTCGAGCCGGCTGCCCGATCGCCGCGGCCGCGCTGGCCGGCCCCGACGAACCGGCGATCACAGCCGCGGCCGCCGACGCCTTCGCCGGCCTGCGCACGCGACTCGATACCACGCTGCGTGCGGCAGGTCAGCGCGATAGCGCTCGCACCGCATCGGTGGTGATCAGCGCCATCGAGGGCGCGCTGTTGCAGGCCCGCGCGGCGAAGTCGGTACAACCGTTGCGCGATCTCGAGGCCATCCTGCCCCGGCTGTTGTCCCCGGCTTAA
- a CDS encoding microcompartment protein, which produces MVAPDSKVETAQRTDIRVYLLVEDLQQQFAGYLGTPTRARGYPPYQGEHALIVEVSPALAIERVIDLALREVPEIQPGILYVERQFGVLEIHSASLADVQRAGEAILAGTGNKAADQLRPRVLYHDIITDITDQHAVILNRNRQASMILPGQSLLVYEMTPALFAAVAANEAERAAPGLTLVDVQMIGAAGRLYISGSTADVTVARDRITEVLANIEGRDH; this is translated from the coding sequence ATGGTTGCGCCCGACAGCAAGGTCGAAACAGCACAACGCACCGACATTCGGGTGTACCTGCTGGTGGAGGACCTGCAACAGCAGTTCGCCGGCTACCTGGGTACACCCACGCGCGCCCGCGGCTATCCGCCTTACCAGGGTGAGCACGCGCTGATCGTCGAGGTGTCACCCGCTCTCGCCATCGAGCGGGTGATCGATCTGGCGTTGCGCGAGGTTCCGGAGATCCAGCCCGGAATCCTCTATGTGGAGCGGCAGTTCGGCGTCCTGGAGATCCACTCGGCCAGCCTGGCCGACGTGCAGCGGGCCGGTGAGGCGATCCTGGCCGGCACCGGCAACAAGGCCGCCGATCAACTGCGGCCGCGGGTGCTCTACCACGACATCATCACCGACATCACCGATCAGCACGCGGTGATCCTGAACCGGAACCGGCAGGCGTCAATGATCCTGCCGGGCCAGTCACTGCTGGTCTACGAGATGACCCCGGCGTTGTTCGCGGCGGTGGCCGCCAACGAGGCCGAGCGGGCCGCGCCCGGCCTCACCCTCGTCGACGTGCAGATGATCGGCGCCGCGGGGCGGCTCTACATCAGCGGCAGCACCGCCGATGTCACCGTGGCACGGGACCGGATCACGGAGGTGCTGGCCAACATCGAAGGGCGGGACCACTGA
- a CDS encoding phosphotransferase enzyme family protein: MSSDNGVIADDIDVARRALVEYDMSAEASLQLLNLSENATYLVDDGGTKSILRVHRRNYHRAHEIESELDWLQALQVDSDISVPTVLPARDGRRLVTVTDGGVDRYVVHFDMIGGAEPDEDSLTVHDFHTLGTITAGLHEHSRGWQRPEGFGRFSWDWEHSLGDQPRWGRWTDAQGVGAAETEVLGRAQALLKQRLDEYGSGPERYGLIHADLRLANLLVDPPEITVIDFDDCGFGWYFYDFGTAVSFIEDDPALPEWQESWVAGYRTRREMSAADEEMLASFVLLRRLLLLAWMGSHAHSRESATKAISYAAGSCALAEHYLSSNGRRLY, translated from the coding sequence ATGAGCAGTGACAACGGCGTGATCGCCGACGACATCGATGTCGCTCGGCGGGCCCTCGTCGAATACGACATGTCGGCGGAGGCGTCGCTGCAGCTGCTGAACCTGTCGGAGAACGCCACCTACCTGGTCGACGACGGCGGCACCAAGTCGATCCTGCGGGTGCACCGGCGCAACTACCACCGGGCGCACGAGATCGAGTCCGAGCTGGACTGGCTGCAGGCGCTGCAGGTCGACAGCGACATCTCGGTGCCCACGGTGCTGCCGGCCCGCGACGGACGTCGGCTGGTCACCGTGACCGACGGCGGGGTCGACCGGTACGTCGTGCACTTCGACATGATCGGCGGCGCCGAACCCGACGAGGACTCGCTGACGGTCCACGACTTCCACACCCTCGGGACCATCACCGCTGGGCTGCACGAACATTCGCGGGGCTGGCAGCGCCCGGAAGGCTTCGGCCGGTTCTCCTGGGACTGGGAGCACAGCCTGGGCGATCAGCCGCGGTGGGGCCGCTGGACCGACGCCCAGGGTGTGGGTGCGGCCGAGACCGAGGTACTCGGGCGGGCGCAGGCGCTGTTGAAGCAGCGGCTCGACGAGTACGGCAGCGGACCGGAGCGCTACGGCCTGATCCACGCGGACCTGCGGCTGGCCAACCTGCTGGTCGATCCGCCCGAGATCACCGTGATCGATTTCGATGACTGCGGATTCGGCTGGTATTTCTACGATTTCGGCACCGCGGTGTCGTTCATCGAGGACGATCCGGCGCTGCCCGAGTGGCAGGAATCCTGGGTCGCCGGATACCGCACACGTCGGGAGATGTCCGCCGCGGACGAGGAGATGCTGGCGTCCTTTGTGCTGCTGCGCCGGCTGCTGTTGCTGGCGTGGATGGGCAGCCATGCGCACTCGCGCGAATCTGCCACCAAGGCAATCAGTTACGCGGCCGGCAGCTGTGCGCTGGCCGAACACTATCTGAGTTCCAACGGCCGGCGCCTGTACTGA
- a CDS encoding GntR family transcriptional regulator → MSGHSEELRRRIVADINAGASGEKLGSERDLAEKYGTSRSSLRQVLAALEEAGLVHRVIGRAGGIFISHGQVERSLSDVVGVPAFLTSQGYVAGTRVLSTRITPAEPPAQTALGISENDYVVEIQRLRLADGSPISLENAQFPADSFPGLLEQQLGGSIYEILETHYDFVTGRAEERIEAVNATGSEAALLGIKPDAALLLITRVTYDQKGTPCEYSRDLFRGDRTALAVTAKGWGIAADADVNTASVSLQQQAG, encoded by the coding sequence GTGTCCGGTCACAGCGAGGAGTTGCGTCGGCGGATCGTCGCCGACATCAACGCCGGGGCGTCCGGCGAGAAGCTCGGCAGCGAACGGGACCTGGCGGAGAAGTACGGAACCAGCCGCTCGAGCCTGCGCCAGGTGCTGGCCGCGCTCGAGGAAGCCGGCCTGGTGCACCGCGTGATCGGCCGCGCCGGGGGCATTTTCATCAGCCACGGCCAGGTCGAGCGCAGTCTGTCCGACGTCGTCGGGGTGCCGGCATTTCTCACCAGCCAGGGCTACGTCGCGGGAACCCGGGTGCTCTCGACCCGCATCACGCCGGCCGAACCGCCCGCCCAGACCGCCTTGGGAATCTCCGAGAATGACTACGTCGTCGAGATCCAGCGGCTGCGCCTGGCCGACGGCTCGCCGATCTCGCTGGAGAACGCCCAGTTCCCCGCCGACAGCTTCCCCGGTCTGTTGGAGCAGCAGTTGGGCGGCTCGATCTACGAAATCCTGGAAACCCATTACGATTTCGTCACCGGCCGCGCCGAGGAACGGATCGAGGCCGTCAATGCCACCGGCAGCGAGGCCGCCTTGCTGGGCATCAAGCCGGATGCGGCGCTGCTGCTGATCACCCGCGTGACCTACGACCAAAAAGGTACGCCGTGTGAGTACTCCCGGGACCTGTTCCGCGGCGACCGCACGGCCTTGGCGGTCACGGCCAAGGGGTGGGGTATCGCCGCCGACGCGGACGTCAACACCGCATCGGTGAGCCTGCAGCAGCAGGCCGGTTAA
- a CDS encoding BMC domain-containing protein: MSSNAIGLIETKGYVAALAAADAMVKAANVTITDRQQVGDGLVAVIVTGEVGAVKAATEAGAETAAQVGELVSVHVIPRPHNELGAHFSVAAK; encoded by the coding sequence ATGTCCAGCAACGCAATCGGGCTGATCGAGACCAAGGGCTACGTGGCTGCGCTCGCCGCCGCCGACGCCATGGTGAAGGCCGCCAACGTCACCATCACCGACCGTCAGCAAGTCGGCGACGGTCTGGTCGCCGTCATCGTCACCGGTGAGGTGGGTGCGGTCAAGGCCGCCACCGAGGCCGGTGCCGAGACCGCCGCCCAGGTCGGCGAACTGGTGAGCGTGCATGTGATCCCGCGGCCGCACAACGAGCTCGGGGCGCATTTCTCGGTCGCCGCAAAGTAG
- the fabG gene encoding 3-oxoacyl-ACP reductase FabG: MFTSLAGRTAIVTGGSKGIGRGIAETFANAGVNVVITGRNQADLDRSVADLADAPGKVSACQADVANPEDSRRVVAEAVQRHGGVDIVCANAGIFPSARLEDLSPEQLEEVLAVNFKGTVYIVQAALAALTDSGHGRVVITSSITGPITGYPGWSHYGASKAAQLGFLRTAAMELANKNITVNAVLPGNVMTEGLDGMGQDYLDQMAATVPTGRLGTVADIGNAALFFATDEASYITGQSLVVDGGQILPESQQALAEL; the protein is encoded by the coding sequence ATGTTCACTTCGCTCGCAGGCCGCACGGCCATCGTCACCGGTGGCAGCAAGGGTATCGGCCGCGGTATCGCGGAGACGTTCGCCAACGCGGGGGTCAACGTGGTGATCACCGGACGCAATCAGGCCGACCTGGACCGCAGCGTCGCCGATCTGGCCGACGCACCGGGGAAGGTCAGCGCCTGCCAGGCCGACGTGGCCAACCCGGAGGACTCGCGGCGTGTGGTGGCCGAGGCCGTGCAACGCCACGGTGGCGTCGACATCGTGTGCGCCAACGCCGGTATCTTCCCGTCGGCGCGGCTCGAGGACCTCTCGCCCGAGCAACTCGAGGAGGTCCTCGCCGTCAACTTCAAGGGCACCGTGTACATCGTGCAGGCCGCGCTGGCGGCCCTGACCGACAGCGGGCACGGCCGCGTCGTCATCACCTCGTCGATCACCGGGCCCATCACCGGCTACCCGGGCTGGTCGCATTACGGCGCCAGCAAGGCCGCCCAGCTGGGCTTCCTGCGGACCGCCGCGATGGAGCTGGCCAACAAGAACATCACCGTCAACGCCGTGCTGCCGGGCAACGTCATGACCGAGGGCCTGGACGGAATGGGTCAGGATTACCTGGACCAAATGGCCGCGACGGTGCCCACCGGACGCCTGGGCACGGTCGCCGACATCGGCAACGCGGCGCTGTTCTTCGCCACCGACGAGGCCAGCTACATCACTGGTCAGAGCCTGGTTGTCGACGGCGGACAGATTCTGCCGGAGTCCCAGCAGGCACTCGCCGAACTCTGA